The following coding sequences lie in one Methanothermobacter sp. MT-2 genomic window:
- a CDS encoding glutamate synthase, subunit 2 gives MPFKVERKVEICKRNFDRPGCCWYLCDNKDEEQCKGCFSCYNNCPHEVYDIINGEPYPVRHEKCVGCRICEEMCPNNAIEVNAVAEDRRNVWSLADLTEIQRKSEEGAYKVRGCGAIRKIPTFDDLLLVPAQVSRPPIDKYREPCNTKVILGDRYAENPLKLDTPIMIAAMSFGAISKEAKIALAMGATLAGTATNTGEGGMLPEERKYASKLIVQYASGRFGVSAAYLNNSEAIEIKIGQGAKAGMGGHLLGEKVTGEVSRIRMIPEGTDALSPARHMDIVGPEDLSMKISQLREITDWRVPIMVKFTSGRVRDDVKIAAKAGADIVVVDGMQGGTGAGPDVVTEHAGIPTIAAIVEADEALKEVNLREEVSLVAAGGIRSGADVAKAIALGADAVYIGTAALVAIGCRVCQMCYAGTCRKGIATQDPLFRKRLDYVEGGKRVARYIEAMTEELSMLTQQAGNTDVSKLEKDDLRALNLEASALTGVKMAGMEAPLHPC, from the coding sequence AAGAAACTTTGACAGACCCGGCTGTTGCTGGTACCTCTGCGATAACAAAGACGAAGAACAATGCAAAGGTTGCTTCTCATGCTATAACAATTGTCCACATGAAGTCTATGATATAATAAACGGGGAACCATACCCAGTAAGACATGAAAAGTGTGTAGGATGCAGGATATGCGAGGAAATGTGCCCAAATAATGCTATAGAAGTTAATGCGGTTGCAGAGGATAGAAGAAACGTATGGTCACTAGCAGACCTTACTGAAATACAAAGAAAATCAGAAGAAGGCGCCTACAAAGTTAGAGGATGCGGCGCCATACGCAAAATACCAACATTCGACGACCTACTCCTTGTACCAGCTCAAGTCTCAAGACCACCCATAGATAAATACAGGGAACCATGCAACACAAAAGTCATACTAGGAGACAGATACGCGGAAAACCCCCTAAAACTCGACACCCCAATAATGATAGCCGCAATGTCATTCGGGGCCATCAGCAAAGAAGCCAAGATAGCATTGGCCATGGGCGCTACACTCGCAGGCACAGCCACCAACACAGGCGAAGGCGGTATGCTACCAGAAGAGAGAAAATACGCTTCAAAACTCATAGTACAATATGCATCTGGTCGCTTCGGAGTATCAGCAGCATACCTAAACAATTCAGAGGCCATTGAAATCAAGATAGGCCAAGGTGCAAAGGCTGGTATGGGCGGACACCTACTAGGAGAGAAGGTTACAGGTGAAGTGTCAAGGATAAGGATGATACCAGAGGGTACAGATGCTCTAAGCCCTGCGAGACACATGGATATAGTCGGCCCAGAAGATCTTAGCATGAAGATATCGCAACTTAGGGAAATAACTGATTGGAGAGTGCCTATAATGGTTAAGTTCACTTCTGGGCGAGTAAGGGATGATGTTAAAATAGCTGCCAAGGCAGGTGCAGACATTGTTGTAGTTGATGGTATGCAGGGTGGCACAGGCGCCGGACCAGATGTGGTAACAGAACATGCAGGCATACCAACGATAGCAGCTATAGTGGAGGCTGATGAAGCTCTCAAGGAGGTTAACCTCCGTGAAGAGGTCAGTCTCGTGGCGGCTGGTGGGATAAGAAGCGGTGCAGATGTTGCAAAGGCCATAGCTTTAGGTGCGGATGCGGTATATATTGGAACAGCAGCTCTTGTGGCTATTGGTTGCAGGGTTTGTCAAATGTGTTATGCTGGGACTTGCCGTAAAGGTATAGCAACCCAGGATCCATTATTTAGGAAGAGATTGGATTATGTTGAAGGCGGTAAAAGGGTTGCAAGATACATTGAGGCCATGACAGAAGAACTTTCCATGTTAACACAGCAGGCAGGGAATACTGATGTAAGTAAACTTGAAAAGGATGATTTGAGGGCGCTTAACCTTGAGGCTTCTGCCCTTACCGGTGTTAAAATGGCGGGGATGGAAGCGCCACTACATCCCTGCTAG
- a CDS encoding acetate/CoA ligase, which yields MAEDTTVLLEEKRVFKPNYKIVEEAHIKNWEAELEKGKNIEKYWAEKAKELEWFQKWDKVLDDSNKPFYKWFTNGKINMTYNAVDRWIHTSKRNQVAILYVNERGDEEKLTYYELYRQVNKMANALKSLGIKKGDVVALYMPMCPEAVITMLACAKIGAPHTVIYSGLSVGALVERVNDAKAKIIVTADGTYRRGKVIELKKIVDEAILRCPTVQTTVILEHTGIPIELSDISGKEVLYNSIIEGEDDKCEPEIMDAEDPLFILYTSGTTGKPKGVVHTTGGYMVGTATTTKMVFDIHDDDIFWCTADIGWITGHSYIVYGPLLVGTTTVVYEGAPDYPDPGVWWKIIEEHGITKFYTAPTAIRHLMRFGEKYPRLYDLSSLKILGSVGEPINPEAWIWYYKNIGKEKCPVMDTWWQTETGMHLISPLPVTPLKPGSVTKPLPGIEAEVVDKDGKPVPPGKGGHLIIKTPWPAMLRTLYKDEKRYIETYWENIPGGVYTTGDMARMDEDGYIWIQGRSDDVLNIAGHRVGTAEVESAFVSHPAVAEAAVIGKSDPVKGEVIKAFLILKKGHTLNTALIGDLKKHVRHELGPVAVIGEMVQVDKLPKTRSGKIMRRILRAKEEGLELGDTSTLEE from the coding sequence ATGGCCGAGGATACCACTGTCCTCCTAGAAGAAAAAAGGGTCTTCAAACCCAACTACAAAATCGTGGAAGAAGCCCACATAAAAAACTGGGAGGCAGAGTTAGAAAAAGGAAAAAACATCGAAAAATACTGGGCAGAAAAAGCCAAAGAACTCGAATGGTTCCAAAAATGGGACAAAGTCCTCGACGACAGCAACAAACCATTCTACAAATGGTTCACCAACGGCAAAATAAACATGACCTATAACGCAGTAGACAGATGGATACACACCTCCAAAAGAAACCAAGTAGCAATACTCTACGTAAACGAAAGAGGAGACGAAGAAAAACTAACATACTACGAACTATACCGCCAAGTAAACAAAATGGCCAACGCACTCAAAAGCCTAGGAATAAAAAAAGGAGACGTAGTCGCACTCTACATGCCAATGTGCCCAGAAGCAGTCATAACAATGCTAGCATGCGCAAAAATCGGAGCACCACACACAGTAATCTACTCAGGCCTCAGCGTAGGAGCACTAGTAGAAAGAGTAAACGACGCAAAAGCCAAGATAATAGTCACAGCAGACGGAACATACAGACGAGGCAAAGTCATCGAACTCAAAAAGATAGTTGACGAAGCAATCCTACGCTGCCCAACAGTCCAAACAACAGTCATCCTAGAACACACAGGAATACCAATAGAACTATCAGATATCAGCGGAAAAGAAGTCCTATACAATAGTATAATCGAAGGAGAAGACGACAAATGCGAACCAGAAATAATGGACGCTGAAGACCCACTATTCATACTCTACACTTCAGGCACAACAGGCAAACCAAAGGGCGTAGTCCACACAACCGGAGGATACATGGTAGGAACCGCAACCACCACAAAAATGGTATTCGACATACACGACGACGACATATTCTGGTGCACAGCCGACATAGGATGGATAACAGGCCACAGCTACATTGTCTATGGACCACTACTCGTAGGCACAACCACAGTAGTATACGAAGGAGCACCAGACTACCCAGACCCAGGAGTATGGTGGAAAATAATAGAAGAACATGGCATAACAAAATTCTACACCGCACCCACAGCAATAAGACACCTAATGAGATTCGGCGAAAAATACCCCAGACTCTACGACCTCTCCAGCCTAAAAATACTAGGAAGCGTCGGAGAACCAATAAACCCAGAAGCATGGATATGGTACTACAAAAACATAGGCAAAGAAAAATGTCCAGTAATGGACACATGGTGGCAAACAGAAACAGGAATGCACCTCATATCACCACTCCCAGTAACACCACTAAAACCAGGATCAGTTACAAAACCACTCCCAGGAATCGAAGCAGAAGTCGTTGACAAAGACGGAAAACCAGTACCACCCGGGAAAGGCGGCCACCTCATAATAAAAACACCATGGCCCGCCATGCTAAGAACTCTCTACAAGGATGAGAAACGTTACATCGAAACCTACTGGGAAAACATACCAGGAGGCGTATATACGACAGGTGACATGGCCCGCATGGACGAAGACGGGTACATATGGATACAGGGAAGATCAGACGACGTGCTAAACATAGCAGGACACAGAGTGGGAACGGCAGAAGTCGAATCAGCCTTCGTATCACATCCAGCAGTCGCTGAAGCAGCCGTAATAGGAAAATCAGACCCAGTCAAAGGAGAAGTGATCAAAGCTTTCCTTATACTCAAAAAGGGCCACACTTTAAACACTGCACTAATAGGCGATCTTAAAAAACACGTAAGACACGAACTAGGACCAGTAGCAGTCATCGGAGAAATGGTCCAAGTTGATAAACTCCCAAAAACCAGAAGTGGTAAAATAATGAGGAGGATACTCCGAGCCAAAGAAGAAGGACTAGAACTAGGAGACACCTCCACACTCGAAGAATAA
- a CDS encoding thermosome, subunit alpha, with protein MAQLTGGQPVLILPKEATRYVGKEAQRMNILAGRILAETIRTTLGPKGMDKMLVDSLGDIVVTNDGVTILKEMDIAHPAAKMLVEVAKTQEDEVGDGTTTAVIITGELLKKAEELLEMGVHPTIIVEGYRQAAKKAQEILDSIAINGRDRDTLVKVAMTAMTGKGAEKAKEALAELVVDAILQVEDNGEIDKDNINIQRILGGSVEDSMIVNGIAIDKGRADHAMPKRVENAKIALLKYPIEVKELETDAKIRLTDPSQMQAFIEQEEQMIKDMVQKIIDSGANVLFCQKGIDDLALHYLSREGIYALKRVRKSDMKRLERATGAKIVTNIEDLTEEDLGEAGVVYEKKIFDELLTFIEDCKDPKAISLILRGSTRQVAEEIERAVEDAIGVVSATVEDEMVVAGGGAPEVEIAKKLKDYSESISGREQLAVAAFAEALEVVPKTLAENAGLDSIDTLVDLRAAHEESPYMGLDVFEGEVVDMKEAGVLEPHRVKKQAIQSAAEAAEMILRIDDMIAAKGFEVSGKEAEEGEMAGMGGMPGGMPPM; from the coding sequence ATGGCACAGTTAACTGGAGGACAACCAGTACTAATACTACCAAAAGAAGCTACAAGGTACGTGGGAAAAGAAGCCCAGAGAATGAACATACTAGCAGGCAGGATACTAGCAGAGACCATTAGAACAACCCTAGGCCCAAAAGGAATGGATAAAATGCTCGTAGACTCCCTAGGGGACATCGTAGTAACAAACGATGGTGTAACGATCCTAAAAGAGATGGACATAGCCCACCCAGCCGCGAAAATGTTAGTAGAAGTTGCGAAAACACAAGAAGACGAAGTGGGAGATGGGACAACCACCGCAGTTATAATAACAGGAGAACTTCTCAAAAAGGCAGAAGAACTCTTGGAAATGGGGGTGCACCCAACAATAATAGTGGAAGGCTACCGACAAGCAGCTAAAAAAGCCCAGGAAATCCTAGATTCCATAGCAATAAATGGAAGGGATCGTGACACACTAGTAAAAGTTGCTATGACTGCAATGACAGGTAAAGGAGCTGAAAAGGCGAAGGAAGCATTAGCAGAACTAGTTGTGGATGCAATACTCCAAGTTGAAGATAATGGTGAAATAGACAAGGACAACATAAACATCCAAAGGATACTTGGAGGGTCAGTTGAAGATTCAATGATAGTTAATGGAATAGCCATAGACAAGGGAAGAGCAGACCATGCAATGCCAAAACGTGTTGAAAACGCGAAGATAGCCCTCCTAAAATATCCAATAGAAGTTAAGGAACTTGAAACTGATGCAAAAATACGCTTAACAGACCCATCCCAGATGCAAGCCTTCATAGAACAAGAAGAACAGATGATAAAAGATATGGTCCAGAAAATCATAGATTCTGGAGCCAATGTCTTATTCTGTCAGAAGGGTATCGATGATCTTGCACTCCATTACCTTTCACGTGAAGGCATATACGCCCTTAAAAGGGTTAGAAAGTCTGACATGAAACGTCTTGAAAGGGCAACGGGCGCAAAGATCGTGACAAACATTGAGGATCTCACTGAAGAAGATCTTGGAGAAGCCGGAGTCGTATATGAAAAGAAAATCTTTGACGAGCTCTTAACATTCATAGAAGATTGTAAGGATCCCAAGGCAATATCCCTAATCCTAAGGGGCAGCACAAGACAAGTCGCAGAAGAAATAGAAAGAGCAGTAGAAGATGCCATTGGAGTGGTTTCAGCGACTGTTGAAGATGAGATGGTTGTTGCCGGTGGAGGGGCTCCTGAAGTTGAGATCGCTAAAAAACTTAAGGATTACAGTGAGAGTATTAGTGGCAGGGAGCAGTTGGCTGTAGCTGCTTTTGCAGAGGCTCTTGAGGTAGTTCCTAAGACTTTGGCAGAGAATGCTGGTCTTGACAGTATTGACACTCTCGTTGATTTAAGAGCAGCCCACGAAGAATCACCATACATGGGCTTAGACGTTTTCGAAGGCGAAGTAGTGGACATGAAAGAAGCTGGAGTACTAGAACCACACAGAGTCAAGAAACAGGCCATACAGTCAGCAGCAGAAGCAGCAGAAATGATACTAAGAATCGATGACATGATAGCTGCAAAAGGATTCGAAGTTTCAGGAAAGGAAGCTGAAGAGGGAGAAATGGCAGGCATGGGTGGAATGCCAGGTGGAATGCCACCCATGTAA
- a CDS encoding cyclic 2,3-diphosphoglycerate synthetase yields MRAMEKIICLVDGEHYLPVTKAAIETLDCMEHIDVKALIFIGGTEKLKTSSPEEYAKLMEKPVYFGEDPHKIPYNLIRKIIRKYDADTVMDLSDEPILDYSKRFNIATIVLEEGAIYRGPDFEFQPLTEYEVLKKPSIKILGTGKRIGKTAVSAYAARLIHEKDYNPCVVAMGRGGPEEPEIVRGDKISITPEFLMEQAYKGVHAASDHWEDALMSRILTIGCRRCGGGMVGDVFITNAKRGAEIANEVDADFVIMEGSGAAIPPVKTNRHIVIVGANQPMINITKFFGPYRIKLADLAILTMCEEPMATEKKIKDIEKFIHETNPEARVIPTIFRPKPLQDIKDKNVLFATTAPKSIIDLLVEHLENKYKCNVVGTTTHLSNRPLLQRDIEKHINEADVMLTELKAAAVDVATKDALEAGLDVVYCDNIPLEVDESHGNLDDAIIEVVNAAIDDFYARLTP; encoded by the coding sequence ATGAGAGCCATGGAAAAGATTATCTGCCTAGTCGATGGTGAACACTACCTTCCAGTCACCAAAGCCGCAATTGAAACACTCGATTGTATGGAACACATAGATGTTAAAGCCCTCATATTCATCGGAGGAACAGAAAAACTTAAAACATCCTCACCAGAAGAATATGCGAAACTAATGGAAAAACCCGTCTACTTTGGCGAAGATCCGCATAAAATCCCCTACAACCTCATAAGAAAAATCATAAGAAAATATGATGCAGACACAGTCATGGACCTAAGCGACGAACCAATACTCGACTACTCCAAAAGATTCAACATAGCAACAATAGTATTAGAAGAAGGCGCAATCTACAGAGGCCCAGACTTCGAATTCCAACCACTCACAGAATACGAAGTCCTCAAAAAACCATCAATAAAAATACTCGGAACAGGAAAAAGGATAGGTAAAACAGCAGTATCAGCATACGCCGCCCGTCTAATCCACGAAAAAGACTACAACCCCTGTGTTGTTGCAATGGGCCGCGGAGGCCCGGAAGAACCAGAGATAGTCCGCGGCGATAAAATAAGCATAACACCAGAATTCCTCATGGAACAAGCCTATAAGGGCGTTCACGCCGCCTCAGACCATTGGGAGGACGCTCTCATGAGCAGAATACTAACCATAGGATGCAGAAGATGTGGCGGTGGAATGGTAGGCGACGTATTCATAACAAACGCGAAAAGAGGTGCTGAGATAGCAAACGAAGTAGACGCGGACTTCGTTATCATGGAAGGCAGCGGAGCCGCCATACCCCCAGTAAAAACAAACAGACACATAGTCATAGTAGGCGCCAACCAACCCATGATAAACATCACAAAATTCTTCGGCCCATACAGGATCAAACTAGCAGACCTCGCCATCCTAACAATGTGCGAAGAACCAATGGCCACAGAAAAGAAAATAAAAGACATAGAAAAATTCATACATGAAACAAACCCAGAAGCCAGGGTCATCCCAACAATATTCAGACCAAAACCACTCCAAGATATAAAGGATAAGAATGTATTATTCGCCACAACAGCCCCAAAATCCATAATAGACCTCCTTGTAGAACACCTTGAAAATAAATACAAATGTAATGTTGTTGGCACAACAACCCACCTTTCAAACAGACCACTACTCCAAAGAGACATAGAAAAGCACATAAATGAAGCAGATGTCATGCTAACAGAACTGAAAGCAGCTGCAGTGGATGTAGCGACAAAAGATGCGCTAGAAGCCGGCCTAGATGTAGTATACTGTGATAACATACCCCTCGAAGTGGATGAATCCCATGGAAATCTTGATGATGCCATAATAGAAGTTGTTAACGCTGCCATCGATGATTTCTACGCTCGACTCACCCCATAG
- a CDS encoding FUN34-like protein: MGQKAETVALVDKTANPAPLGLLGFGMTTVLLNIHNAGLIPLTSMILAMGFAYGGIAQILACAMEYKKGNTFATLAFGSYGLFWWSLVFLLLLPKLTGIEASDPASLAAYLFMWGLFTLIMFIATLKLNRGLQVIFISLAILFFLLTIGELTGSKLVTMIAGYEGIFTGASAIYVGLGEVINEVYGKDIVPL; the protein is encoded by the coding sequence ATGGGACAAAAAGCTGAGACGGTGGCCCTAGTCGATAAAACAGCAAACCCCGCTCCACTGGGACTGCTGGGCTTCGGGATGACCACCGTCCTATTAAATATACACAATGCTGGGCTAATACCCCTAACAAGCATGATACTTGCCATGGGATTTGCCTATGGTGGAATAGCCCAGATACTAGCATGTGCAATGGAATACAAGAAGGGTAACACCTTCGCAACCTTAGCATTCGGGTCATATGGCCTATTCTGGTGGTCCCTCGTATTCCTATTACTGCTTCCAAAATTGACTGGCATCGAAGCCAGCGATCCAGCATCACTAGCAGCATACTTATTCATGTGGGGGCTATTCACCCTGATAATGTTTATAGCAACCCTAAAGTTAAACAGGGGCCTGCAAGTGATATTCATAAGCCTTGCGATATTGTTCTTCCTACTTACAATCGGGGAATTAACAGGATCTAAGCTCGTGACCATGATAGCAGGATATGAGGGTATATTCACAGGTGCAAGTGCAATCTATGTAGGACTGGGTGAAGTTATAAACGAAGTCTATGGAAAGGACATTGTACCACTTTAA
- a CDS encoding methyl-accepting chemotaxis sensory transducer with GAF sensor, which translates to MNLQSPPKRPTNPHTQKNIILFFKHLKLDTKLPLILLLEEKNPIILVGSYQEKKFNIGLTSKNLK; encoded by the coding sequence ATGAACCTCCAATCACCCCCAAAAAGACCTACCAATCCTCACACCCAAAAAAATATAATACTCTTTTTTAAACACCTAAAATTAGACACTAAACTACCACTCATTCTTCTATTAGAGGAAAAAAATCCTATTATTCTAGTTGGATCCTACCAAGAAAAAAAATTTAATATAGGATTAACATCTAAAAACTTAAAATAA
- a CDS encoding F420H2 oxidase has translation MKADAKKLTENVYWVGVMDWDIRSYHGYTLKGTTYNVYLVFGDKVALIDNTYPGTSPQMMARIKDALERENRDKIDIIIQNHIERDHSGSLPEIWKKYNAPIYCTGKGAEGLKKHYPLLKDSKMEIVRTGDSLDLGGKNLIFLEAPMLHWPDSMFTFLAEDGILFSNDAFGQHLCLSKRFDRDVDDYLIMDAAKKFYANLLTPLSPLVLRKFKEVEDLGLLNRIKMIAPSHGQIWTKPEKILSAYKNWASGKCEDRITIIYDTMHYSTQRLAHALAEGAMSEDVDVSIYFLHEDERSEIVKDILESKAVFIGSPTIFNGPFPSLGDLTYYLRGLAFDRTGFRRLAVVFGSKGWGGGAVNTLKQELSKAGFDVCDVFEVDYVPSEEELAKCYDLAKSVASKIKSL, from the coding sequence ATGAAAGCTGATGCAAAGAAATTAACTGAGAATGTGTACTGGGTTGGGGTTATGGATTGGGATATTAGAAGCTACCATGGTTACACCCTCAAGGGCACAACCTATAATGTCTATCTTGTATTTGGGGATAAGGTAGCGCTTATAGACAACACATACCCTGGAACTTCACCACAGATGATGGCAAGAATAAAAGACGCCCTAGAAAGAGAAAATAGGGACAAGATCGATATTATAATACAAAACCATATCGAAAGGGATCATAGTGGTTCGCTGCCAGAAATTTGGAAAAAATATAATGCACCCATCTATTGCACCGGTAAAGGAGCTGAAGGACTAAAAAAGCATTATCCACTTCTAAAAGATTCTAAGATGGAAATAGTTAGGACAGGTGACAGCCTAGATCTTGGTGGTAAGAATCTTATTTTCCTTGAGGCTCCCATGCTACATTGGCCTGATAGCATGTTCACATTCCTTGCAGAGGATGGTATACTTTTCTCTAATGATGCCTTCGGACAACACCTTTGTCTTAGTAAACGCTTTGACAGGGATGTTGATGATTATCTTATCATGGACGCTGCCAAGAAATTCTATGCGAACCTCCTAACACCATTATCTCCCCTAGTGTTGAGAAAGTTCAAGGAAGTTGAGGATCTTGGACTCCTTAATAGGATAAAGATGATAGCACCATCACATGGACAAATATGGACCAAACCAGAGAAGATCCTAAGCGCATATAAAAATTGGGCCAGTGGAAAATGTGAGGACAGAATCACAATAATATATGATACCATGCATTATTCTACTCAAAGATTGGCGCATGCCCTTGCAGAAGGTGCTATGAGTGAAGACGTGGATGTTTCAATCTATTTTCTCCATGAAGATGAGAGAAGCGAAATTGTAAAAGACATACTTGAAAGTAAAGCCGTGTTTATAGGGAGCCCCACGATTTTTAATGGGCCATTCCCAAGCCTTGGAGACCTTACATATTATCTGAGGGGTCTTGCATTTGACAGAACTGGATTCAGAAGACTTGCAGTTGTCTTCGGTTCAAAGGGTTGGGGTGGGGGTGCGGTTAACACCCTTAAACAGGAACTTTCAAAGGCAGGATTTGATGTTTGTGATGTCTTTGAAGTGGATTATGTGCCATCAGAGGAAGAACTTGCTAAATGCTATGATCTGGCTAAATCAGTGGCCTCTAAGATAAAATCACTCTAG
- a CDS encoding efflux pump protein: protein MEKSLRVYVLLAATLSSFLTPFMGSSINVALPVIGREFQIDAILQTWIPTAYLLAAAMFAVPFGRLSEIKGMKRVFIYGNIIFFISSLLSALAPNAMSLIFFRLLQGIGSAMVFVTGLAILTRVYPPMERGKVIGINTAAVYIGLSLGPVLGGALTHYIGWRSIFLVTVPITLLVLFIMSRIQEEWADAKGEKFDFGGSISYSTFLFLLIYGFSTLPDSTAYILLIGSILIASLFIWIELNNPSPVFNLRLFRNFTFTFSSLAALINYSATFGVSLLLSYYLQYIKGLTPNITGLILVTQPVLMALVAPVAGRASDKFNPQKLAGLGMAIIPVALFSLTFVNMATPIWIIFISLAVLGIGFGLFSSPNTNAIMSSVEKKYLGIASATVSTMRLIGQSFSIGIVTLIFALILGRVRIEPSNFNLLLESTHIAFSVFAVLCFIGIFAALARRRGATNES, encoded by the coding sequence ATGGAAAAGTCTCTGAGAGTTTATGTATTATTGGCAGCTACCCTTTCATCATTCTTAACACCTTTTATGGGTTCATCAATTAACGTGGCTTTGCCGGTTATTGGCAGAGAATTCCAGATAGATGCTATATTACAGACTTGGATCCCTACAGCTTATCTTTTAGCAGCTGCAATGTTCGCGGTTCCCTTTGGAAGACTCTCTGAGATCAAGGGCATGAAAAGAGTATTCATTTATGGAAACATCATATTTTTCATATCATCTTTGCTTTCTGCATTAGCTCCAAATGCCATGTCACTTATATTCTTCAGATTATTGCAAGGTATAGGTTCTGCAATGGTGTTCGTAACGGGCTTAGCTATCCTTACAAGGGTTTACCCTCCAATGGAAAGAGGTAAAGTTATTGGTATTAACACGGCGGCGGTGTATATTGGTTTATCCCTTGGACCTGTGCTTGGAGGCGCCCTAACACATTATATTGGATGGAGGAGCATATTCCTTGTAACAGTTCCTATAACTCTACTTGTATTATTTATAATGTCAAGGATCCAAGAGGAGTGGGCTGATGCAAAGGGGGAAAAATTCGACTTTGGAGGTTCAATATCCTATAGCACGTTCCTCTTCCTATTAATATATGGATTTTCTACACTACCTGACAGCACAGCCTACATATTACTCATAGGGAGCATCCTGATAGCTTCGCTATTTATCTGGATAGAATTAAACAATCCAAGTCCAGTGTTTAACCTGAGATTATTTAGGAACTTCACATTCACCTTTTCGAGTCTAGCAGCCCTTATCAATTATAGCGCAACCTTTGGCGTTTCCTTACTTTTAAGCTATTATTTACAATACATAAAGGGTTTAACTCCAAATATAACCGGTCTAATATTGGTAACTCAACCAGTTTTAATGGCTCTTGTTGCTCCAGTGGCTGGTAGAGCCTCTGACAAGTTCAACCCCCAGAAACTCGCTGGCTTGGGAATGGCCATAATACCAGTTGCACTTTTCAGTTTAACTTTCGTTAACATGGCCACGCCGATTTGGATAATATTTATTTCACTTGCAGTTCTCGGCATTGGATTTGGTTTATTTTCTTCGCCTAACACTAATGCTATTATGAGTTCAGTGGAAAAAAAATATCTTGGTATTGCCTCTGCTACAGTAAGCACAATGAGACTTATCGGCCAAAGCTTCAGCATAGGTATTGTAACCCTAATATTCGCCCTAATCCTTGGAAGAGTTAGAATAGAACCCTCAAACTTCAATTTATTGTTAGAAAGTACCCATATCGCTTTTTCAGTATTTGCTGTGTTATGTTTTATAGGTATATTCGCTGCTCTGGCCCGACGAAGGGGTGCGACTAATGAAAGCTAG